The proteins below come from a single Deltaproteobacteria bacterium genomic window:
- a CDS encoding ABC transporter permease, translating to MIRLALRNIIRNRWRSGLTVAGIAVAVAMLIWSESMFEAFIDVMVVSTTNQLGDIRLETEDHAKESTIYEAFFANDNLLADINEANGVRAAAPRLYSFGLLGNEKHSQAALIIGIDSKAETRVSDLHEKIIAGSFMPTDKKDPATIGKDIILGDALAKLLSVKVGDELVGFLQAANGSMSDDKMHVIGIVHTGISQLDRQAAWMRITDVAYLTALDGQVHEIIVRINKGDDLNKTAAALRQSIAKDNDEKIIVRTWEQLAPDLSQMMDVSRLSMWVLYGIVFFIAALGILNTQRMTALERKRELAVMMAVGATPQYMVILIVLETIILTGLGAIAGSLLGWGASAYHAHFGLNMAAFGSESYTYQGVEFTSHLYFVLKIEMIFKPALSILLVALLCALWPAITSARLHLSHTIAGRS from the coding sequence ATGATTCGCCTAGCATTACGTAACATAATTCGCAATCGTTGGCGTAGCGGTTTGACAGTTGCAGGTATCGCCGTGGCAGTAGCAATGTTAATTTGGTCAGAGTCGATGTTTGAAGCATTTATTGATGTAATGGTGGTGTCTACGACTAATCAGCTTGGTGATATAAGATTAGAAACCGAAGACCATGCCAAAGAAAGCACTATTTATGAAGCGTTTTTTGCTAATGATAATCTGCTAGCAGATATTAATGAAGCAAACGGTGTAAGAGCTGCAGCTCCACGTCTTTATAGTTTTGGTCTCTTAGGTAACGAGAAACATTCGCAAGCCGCTTTAATAATTGGCATAGATTCAAAAGCTGAAACTAGAGTTAGCGATTTACATGAAAAAATAATTGCCGGCTCTTTTATGCCAACAGACAAAAAAGACCCTGCAACAATAGGCAAAGATATTATTTTAGGCGATGCGTTAGCAAAACTTCTTTCAGTAAAAGTTGGAGATGAGTTAGTTGGTTTTCTGCAAGCTGCTAATGGTTCAATGAGTGATGATAAAATGCACGTTATTGGTATAGTGCATACAGGTATAAGTCAGCTTGACCGACAAGCTGCTTGGATGCGTATTACTGATGTTGCCTATTTAACGGCGCTTGATGGTCAGGTGCACGAAATAATCGTACGCATAAATAAAGGCGACGACTTAAATAAGACAGCGGCAGCTTTGCGTCAATCAATAGCAAAAGACAATGATGAGAAAATAATTGTACGCACTTGGGAACAACTCGCTCCTGATTTAAGTCAAATGATGGATGTATCACGTCTTTCAATGTGGGTACTTTATGGAATTGTATTTTTCATTGCGGCACTTGGTATTCTTAATACTCAGCGTATGACAGCACTAGAGCGTAAGCGTGAATTAGCAGTGATGATGGCAGTAGGGGCCACTCCTCAATATATGGTTATATTGATTGTATTAGAAACAATAATTCTTACCGGCTTAGGAGCAATAGCCGGATCCTTACTTGGTTGGGGGGCATCCGCATATCATGCCCATTTTGGGCTTAATATGGCAGCGTTTGGCTCAGAGAGTTATACCTACCAGGGGGTTGAATTTACTTCGCATCTTTATTTCGTGTTAAAAATTGAAATGATTTTTAAACCAGCGTTGTCAATTTTATTGGTTGCTTTGCTTTGCGCCTTATGGCCAGCAATAACTAGCGCCAGATTACATTTATCACATACAATTGCGGGGAGGTCATAA
- a CDS encoding diguanylate cyclase, with the protein MSVKPNTPFQPCVLVVDDEPIIRELFRDILSERGIQCFLVEDGKQAIMALAEHSFDLVIADKNLPVGVSGLDLLKQIKIKNIDLDIILVTAYADTASAIEAIRHGVYDYIVKPFESDEDVWQRINRALNKRRLRLENIELLEKLKATNQELENKVAERTRQLEELTLTDDVTGLHNQRFLYQRLPEECIRAHRYGHSLALLMIDIDNFKLVNDSHDHIFGSNVLQRIGELMLENVRSTDICVRYGGDEYCIILPETDLASAALVAERLRKNISSYNVGNSVDTYFVTISIGVIELLESSVDDAKALLQIADRALYTAKNHGRNCVMIYCQEQIVDTKSYSNK; encoded by the coding sequence ATGAGTGTTAAACCCAACACTCCATTTCAACCATGTGTGCTCGTTGTTGACGATGAGCCAATAATTCGCGAACTCTTTCGCGATATTTTATCTGAGCGAGGTATACAGTGTTTTTTGGTTGAAGATGGCAAGCAGGCCATTATGGCACTCGCAGAGCATTCGTTTGATCTTGTAATTGCCGATAAAAATTTACCGGTTGGGGTAAGTGGGTTAGATTTATTAAAGCAAATAAAAATTAAAAATATTGATTTAGATATCATTCTTGTTACTGCATACGCCGATACAGCAAGTGCAATTGAAGCAATTAGACATGGTGTATATGATTACATTGTAAAACCATTTGAATCAGATGAAGATGTTTGGCAACGTATTAATCGTGCACTTAACAAGCGTCGTTTGCGATTAGAGAATATTGAATTACTTGAGAAATTAAAAGCGACAAATCAAGAATTAGAAAATAAAGTTGCTGAACGCACCCGCCAACTCGAAGAGTTAACTCTTACGGATGATGTAACCGGTTTGCATAATCAAAGATTTCTTTATCAACGTCTTCCTGAAGAATGTATTAGAGCACATCGATATGGGCATTCACTCGCTTTGTTAATGATTGATATAGATAATTTTAAATTAGTTAATGATAGTCATGATCATATTTTTGGCAGCAACGTTTTGCAGAGAATCGGCGAGTTAATGCTAGAAAACGTACGAAGTACAGATATTTGTGTACGATATGGCGGAGATGAATATTGCATTATTTTGCCAGAAACAGATCTTGCTAGCGCAGCATTAGTCGCAGAACGATTACGTAAAAATATTTCGAGTTATAATGTTGGTAATTCTGTTGATACTTACTTCGTTACAATTTCAATAGGAGTTATAGAATTATTAGAAAGTAGTGTTGATGATGCTAAAGCTTTATTACAAATAGCTGATCGTGCACTATATACTGCTAAAAACCATGGGCGTAATTGTGTAATGATATATTGTCAAGAACAAATTGTAGATACAAAAAGCTATTCTAATAAATAA
- a CDS encoding ABC transporter ATP-binding protein, translating to MTNNIVIRTEKLSRIYEQGIIAVHALQDVDFICKRGELIALAGASGSGKSTLLNLIGTLDHATSGKIIIDNKEVTSMRRAQAARFRLGHVGFVFQAYNLIPVFSAFENAEYTLFLQGVPASQRRDIVMPLLERVGLNGMTDRRPSELSGGQQQRVAVVRAIASKPDFVLADEPTANLDSESSNSLLRLFEELNQQEGITFILASHDTQVIERAKRIVRLRDGRIISDELKVAA from the coding sequence ATGACAAATAACATTGTGATTAGAACTGAAAAATTATCTCGAATATATGAGCAAGGAATTATTGCAGTGCATGCATTGCAAGACGTTGATTTTATTTGCAAGCGTGGCGAGCTTATCGCCCTTGCTGGGGCTTCAGGTTCTGGTAAGTCAACGTTACTTAATTTAATCGGAACTCTCGACCATGCAACATCAGGCAAAATAATTATCGACAATAAAGAAGTAACTAGTATGCGTCGCGCTCAAGCTGCACGTTTTCGCCTTGGGCATGTGGGTTTTGTATTTCAAGCATACAATTTGATTCCAGTTTTTTCAGCCTTTGAAAATGCTGAATATACATTATTTTTGCAAGGAGTTCCGGCATCGCAACGTAGAGATATAGTTATGCCTTTGCTTGAACGAGTAGGTTTAAATGGTATGACTGATCGTCGTCCAAGTGAATTATCCGGTGGGCAGCAACAACGTGTCGCAGTTGTACGTGCCATAGCATCTAAACCAGATTTTGTGTTGGCCGATGAACCGACTGCAAATCTTGACAGTGAAAGCTCTAATTCATTGTTAAGATTATTTGAAGAGCTCAATCAACAAGAAGGTATAACCTTTATATTAGCTTCGCATGATACCCAAGTAATTGAGCGCGCGAAACGAATAGTTAGATTACGTGATGGTCGTATAATATCTGATGAATTAAAGGTAGCCGCTTAA
- a CDS encoding outer membrane lipoprotein-sorting protein has protein sequence MNLLVKMVAIVVVVFATNTANAQPPLPSIDKVINHLNELFRSNSSQAQITMKVVTVNFKRDLTIQSWTRGKDDALFVVRKPARQAGQATLRTKDGLWSYAPRADRLVRIPNSLLSDNWMGSHFTNDDLMRETDFTEDYDTSLTWVKESGKQFLQAILTPKPNAPVVWSSIKYMLEPKDYLPLRADYIDGNKIMRTMTFENPQVIDGKRVPLTMLMVPLDKPGESTRIDYQELKFNIPVTSTLFTQRGLRREAKR, from the coding sequence ATGAATTTATTGGTAAAAATGGTTGCAATAGTAGTTGTAGTATTTGCTACGAATACTGCTAATGCTCAACCACCTCTCCCTTCAATAGATAAGGTAATAAATCATTTAAATGAATTATTTCGTTCCAACTCATCACAAGCACAGATAACAATGAAGGTAGTTACAGTTAACTTCAAGCGTGATTTAACCATACAATCTTGGACGCGTGGCAAAGACGATGCGTTGTTTGTTGTGCGTAAACCTGCACGTCAAGCTGGGCAAGCAACGCTGCGTACTAAAGATGGTTTATGGAGTTACGCACCTAGAGCTGATCGCTTAGTACGTATTCCCAATTCTCTTTTATCAGATAATTGGATGGGTAGTCATTTTACTAATGATGATTTAATGCGTGAGACCGATTTTACCGAAGATTACGATACCTCACTTACTTGGGTAAAAGAAAGTGGCAAACAATTTCTGCAAGCGATTCTTACACCAAAACCAAATGCCCCAGTGGTATGGAGTAGTATAAAATATATGCTCGAACCTAAAGATTATTTGCCGCTGCGAGCAGATTATATTGACGGTAATAAAATAATGCGAACTATGACATTTGAAAATCCGCAAGTAATTGATGGCAAGAGAGTACCATTAACAATGTTAATGGTACCTCTTGATAAACCAGGAGAATCTACACGCATCGATTATCAAGAATTAAAATTTAATATACCAGTGACAAGTACACTATTTACGCAACGAGGTTTGCGCCGGGAGGCAAAGCGATGA
- a CDS encoding ArsA family ATPase — protein sequence MTRVLLISGKGGVGKTTIAAASAVRAAELGHKTLLLSVDRAHNVGDVLGMKISSEPTSVTSIANLMALEADPQVELRRHWHSFTGYISRFLQWAGLGGTQADETLIFPGLEELLTLSRLNDLVESQEFDLIVVDLAPTASSLRLLSFPDLMSGPFARFARFERKFLKVTRGAFERLSSMPVPADSMYEAFEVLAAKLGRLRDLLINPEQCSVRLVATAERIVIEETRAAFSLLSLFGLCVDSIILNRILPEQMNTGFLAKWILVQKRERERAASLFVDLSLLELAWQEDEVIGATALAQAAIELYGDRDPVSAFINQQMVRFIESDEGTVLELSLHQRDVRSVDLKQRGDELIITAVGWRRQITLPNSLSGRTVRSARLKDGILRVIFAST from the coding sequence GTGACACGAGTACTTTTAATTTCAGGTAAAGGTGGGGTCGGCAAAACAACAATTGCTGCGGCCAGTGCAGTTCGTGCAGCAGAATTGGGTCATAAGACGCTTCTACTTAGTGTAGATCGTGCCCACAATGTCGGCGATGTTTTAGGAATGAAGATTAGCAGTGAACCTACTAGCGTCACTAGTATTGCAAATCTTATGGCTCTAGAAGCTGACCCGCAAGTTGAATTACGTCGCCATTGGCATTCATTTACTGGTTACATTTCACGCTTTTTACAGTGGGCAGGCTTAGGTGGTACACAAGCTGATGAGACTTTAATTTTTCCTGGGCTTGAAGAATTATTAACTCTATCTCGTTTAAATGACTTAGTTGAATCGCAAGAGTTTGATTTAATTGTTGTTGATCTAGCGCCAACAGCTTCAAGTTTAAGGTTGCTAAGTTTTCCTGATCTTATGTCTGGGCCGTTTGCTCGTTTTGCTCGCTTTGAAAGAAAATTTCTTAAAGTTACGCGTGGAGCATTTGAACGTTTATCTAGTATGCCCGTTCCTGCAGATAGCATGTATGAAGCGTTTGAAGTTTTGGCTGCAAAACTAGGCCGTTTGCGCGATTTATTGATAAATCCAGAGCAGTGTTCAGTGCGATTAGTTGCCACCGCCGAGCGTATTGTAATCGAAGAAACACGCGCTGCCTTTAGTTTATTGTCTTTATTTGGACTATGTGTTGATTCAATTATACTAAATAGAATATTGCCTGAGCAAATGAACACAGGCTTTCTTGCAAAATGGATACTGGTGCAAAAACGTGAGCGAGAGCGTGCCGCTAGTTTATTTGTCGACTTATCTTTGCTTGAATTAGCTTGGCAAGAAGATGAAGTTATTGGAGCAACTGCATTAGCTCAAGCAGCAATTGAACTTTATGGTGACCGCGATCCGGTATCGGCCTTTATCAACCAACAAATGGTCAGATTTATAGAAAGCGATGAAGGCACCGTACTTGAATTAAGTTTGCATCAAAGAGATGTACGATCTGTTGATCTTAAACAACGTGGTGATGAATTAATTATCACCGCGGTAGGTTGGCGGCGCCAAATAACTTTGCCAAATTCATTAAGTGGACGCACAGTACGGTCAGCGCGTTTAAAAGACGGAATTTTACGAGTTATTTTTGCTTCCACTTAA
- a CDS encoding FecR domain-containing protein, producing MRKEACDFTLFSDILVIVICITIILILMQKVFAQDIVDLTSKNSKLIIGSLEYRNNEVRRRFNGSVIWDKLITGRNLYSKDAVYIGPKSSAVLKFNDGAQITLNEKSLAIIDLAAKKNRSPEIKLYSGSALGKTTAKSMAIKTSSGDLVIDNKSSGKVRVDSKNDIYFNVREGKGIIHSKAGDEQKLIAGQYSKIDSHSNHIGNISYQTIELVEPAEQKYFYTSSGKESITFKWQSKKTPQVKKFIFEVSSDPQFEKISHRYHVKENEYNLNLDAGIYYWRIVNDLSDIVEQSEERQFTIFHDVAPIIYYPLAEVAIDKNEMITIAWAGSRHASSYIVQISAAEKLDKVLVELNSVHANITIDNIFKVGRYCARVRNDDDHHYSPWSNNNCFRIIDSPLLEAPKVFQPRRELVPPKKEIKKPMGFIFWQLIGSIAYAQASTQSAIVLRWEPIAKARAYIVEIAEDSFFKKLIIKEKVQSTFYQWPVIARKNYYWRVRGVDSKGQEGIPSAPNLIRTDYIATPEILSPENNKQYLSRGKAPKINLRWKGSDLLRAYKLQIASDTEFKHLIINEILDITEYNFIPAKLGLYYWKVIGIALDGKDTQASESREILVMPKPPEIIAPKTNQTIICNDENQKINIEWIAKNINDYEIEIANDEIFKNILQHSISANHIISFAPNGYGKYYARVKGKKPRSDWSKTTVVVFQPKPPELLVPSIEYRYELNSENQSVEFSWESVAKATGYEISVFKILPNKAALICKQQVPTPTAQCEKFSEGVYDWSVRTIANDNISNPSATRRFYLQTSKPITEKQYTAEDSLDISNDNIQLNSLANEEKIKLFISLKFGVITNFGEVLTPIVGGEINYQLSYLQNRLSADLGISYLRDTINKKTQDNQLEIKAQIQTIPIEFALNYLIYNVKEIDILTGIGISIFTNQVELRASNQPKIFKTSLAFGGYGVITGETKFGKGNIFLKMSYVMSNHIKNELNEISYTGLILCLGYRIGVW from the coding sequence ATGCGTAAAGAGGCATGCGATTTCACGCTCTTTAGCGATATTTTGGTTATAGTAATTTGTATCACTATAATATTAATACTTATGCAGAAAGTATTTGCTCAAGATATTGTCGATTTAACATCAAAGAATTCAAAGCTAATAATAGGTAGTCTAGAATATCGCAATAATGAAGTTCGGCGGCGTTTTAATGGTTCAGTAATTTGGGATAAATTAATAACAGGTAGAAATTTATATTCTAAAGATGCAGTTTATATTGGCCCAAAATCAAGTGCGGTATTAAAGTTTAATGATGGTGCACAAATTACCCTGAACGAGAAGTCTCTCGCTATAATAGATCTGGCAGCAAAAAAAAACCGATCTCCTGAAATTAAATTATACTCCGGGAGTGCGTTGGGAAAGACTACTGCGAAATCAATGGCCATAAAAACTAGTTCTGGTGATTTGGTTATCGATAATAAAAGTAGTGGCAAAGTACGAGTAGATTCTAAAAATGACATTTATTTTAATGTACGTGAAGGCAAAGGTATAATACATAGCAAAGCTGGAGATGAACAAAAGCTAATTGCTGGGCAATATAGTAAAATTGATTCTCATAGTAACCATATAGGTAATATTAGTTACCAAACAATTGAATTAGTAGAACCTGCCGAACAGAAATATTTTTATACAAGTTCTGGCAAAGAAAGTATTACTTTTAAGTGGCAATCCAAAAAAACACCACAGGTTAAAAAATTTATTTTTGAGGTAAGCTCAGACCCGCAATTTGAAAAAATTTCACATCGATATCATGTAAAAGAAAATGAATATAATTTAAATTTAGATGCAGGGATTTATTATTGGCGTATCGTTAATGACTTATCAGATATAGTGGAGCAAAGCGAAGAACGTCAATTTACTATTTTTCATGACGTTGCTCCAATAATATATTATCCGTTAGCAGAAGTGGCTATTGATAAAAATGAGATGATTACGATTGCATGGGCAGGATCAAGACATGCTTCGTCATATATCGTTCAAATTAGTGCAGCAGAAAAATTAGATAAGGTATTAGTTGAGCTAAATTCCGTACATGCAAACATAACTATAGATAATATATTTAAAGTTGGTAGGTATTGTGCGCGGGTACGTAATGATGATGATCATCATTATTCACCATGGTCCAACAATAATTGCTTTCGTATTATTGATAGCCCTCTATTAGAAGCTCCAAAAGTTTTTCAGCCTCGCCGTGAGCTGGTACCACCAAAAAAAGAAATAAAGAAACCAATGGGTTTCATCTTTTGGCAACTTATTGGTTCTATAGCTTATGCACAAGCATCAACACAAAGTGCGATTGTTTTACGTTGGGAGCCTATTGCAAAAGCTCGTGCTTATATAGTGGAAATTGCCGAGGATAGCTTTTTTAAAAAACTTATAATTAAAGAAAAAGTACAAAGCACATTTTATCAATGGCCGGTAATTGCCAGAAAAAACTATTATTGGAGAGTTCGTGGTGTTGATAGTAAGGGCCAAGAAGGCATACCGAGTGCCCCCAATTTAATAAGAACTGATTATATTGCAACACCTGAAATACTTTCTCCTGAAAATAATAAGCAATATTTATCGAGGGGAAAAGCGCCCAAAATAAATCTTCGTTGGAAAGGCTCTGATCTTTTACGTGCATATAAACTACAAATTGCAAGTGATACAGAATTTAAGCATTTAATAATTAATGAAATTCTCGATATAACTGAGTATAATTTCATACCTGCAAAGCTTGGTCTATATTATTGGAAAGTAATCGGGATTGCCTTGGATGGCAAAGATACACAGGCAAGTGAGAGCAGAGAAATATTGGTAATGCCAAAACCACCAGAAATAATAGCGCCTAAAACTAATCAAACAATCATATGTAATGATGAAAACCAAAAAATAAATATAGAGTGGATTGCAAAGAACATAAATGATTATGAAATAGAAATAGCAAATGATGAAATATTTAAAAATATATTGCAGCATTCAATTTCAGCTAACCATATTATTAGTTTTGCGCCAAATGGTTATGGGAAATATTATGCGCGAGTCAAAGGAAAGAAACCAAGATCAGATTGGAGTAAAACGACAGTTGTAGTATTTCAACCAAAACCTCCTGAATTATTAGTCCCATCAATTGAATATAGGTATGAATTAAATAGTGAAAATCAAAGTGTTGAATTTAGCTGGGAATCGGTAGCTAAAGCCACAGGCTATGAAATATCGGTTTTTAAAATCTTACCTAATAAGGCAGCATTAATTTGTAAACAACAAGTACCTACACCTACAGCGCAATGCGAAAAATTTAGCGAAGGTGTCTATGATTGGTCAGTCCGTACTATAGCTAATGATAACATCTCAAATCCATCAGCTACGCGAAGATTTTATTTGCAAACCAGCAAACCTATAACTGAAAAGCAATATACTGCAGAAGATTCTTTAGATATAAGTAATGACAATATTCAACTAAATAGTTTAGCAAATGAAGAAAAGATTAAATTATTTATTTCACTAAAATTTGGAGTTATTACTAATTTTGGTGAAGTATTAACGCCAATTGTCGGGGGAGAAATAAACTATCAATTATCTTATTTGCAAAACCGTTTAAGTGCAGATTTAGGGATTAGTTATCTTAGAGACACAATCAATAAAAAGACGCAAGATAATCAATTAGAAATTAAGGCGCAAATACAAACTATACCTATTGAATTTGCACTCAATTATCTCATTTATAATGTTAAAGAAATCGATATATTAACAGGCATAGGTATTTCTATTTTTACAAATCAAGTTGAATTAAGGGCTTCTAATCAGCCAAAAATATTTAAAACTAGTTTAGCATTTGGTGGATATGGAGTGATTACTGGAGAAACAAAATTTGGTAAAGGAAATATATTTTTAAAAATGTCTTATGTGATGTCTAATCATATAAAAAACGAATTAAATGAAATTAGCTATACTGGATTAATTCTCTGTTTGGGTTATCGAATCGGCGTTTGGTAA
- a CDS encoding MarR family transcriptional regulator produces the protein MANIAKMTFSQAAQRFEDSAGQICRLYGVNPLLGRLYAVLFVATEPLSLTQLCEKMGTAKSTTSVVLRRLLSLRLVRRLPPRSDRKDYYEVVADLWSVWREWNQHWFQPEIAMWKRCAAEIKESLQAEDAPAAKSKEILNDRLSMLDEIAVLFNQFLGVFPENEPGGRQQSATVTIAIEQE, from the coding sequence GTGGCAAATATAGCAAAAATGACATTTTCTCAAGCTGCACAGCGTTTTGAAGACAGTGCTGGGCAAATTTGCCGACTCTATGGGGTAAATCCGTTATTAGGTAGGCTTTATGCGGTGTTATTTGTTGCTACAGAACCACTAAGTTTAACGCAGCTTTGTGAAAAGATGGGTACGGCGAAAAGTACTACGAGTGTAGTATTGCGTCGTCTTTTGTCTTTGCGTTTAGTGCGCCGATTACCTCCACGTTCTGATCGTAAAGATTATTATGAAGTCGTTGCCGACTTATGGTCAGTGTGGCGTGAGTGGAATCAACATTGGTTTCAGCCAGAAATCGCCATGTGGAAACGTTGCGCCGCAGAGATAAAAGAGTCTCTACAAGCAGAGGATGCTCCAGCTGCAAAAAGTAAAGAAATTTTAAATGATAGGCTTTCAATGCTTGATGAAATAGCTGTCTTATTTAATCAGTTTCTTGGGGTATTTCCTGAAAATGAACCAGGTGGCAGGCAGCAATCTGCAACTGTAACTATTGCCATCGAGCAGGAGTGA
- a CDS encoding gamma carbonic anhydrase family protein, whose protein sequence is MNDQERLQKFLGAEPQIDATAYIASSATIVGDVRIGPHASIWYNCVLRGDINSIEVGEASNIQDGSVVHLADDYGVKIGAYVTIGHMAMIHACSIADECLIGMHATILDGAEIGAQSIIGAHALVTQHTKIPPGSLVLGMPAKVVRQLTKDEILQLHVMAEKYIFIAAAHKAKFIAGKQFF, encoded by the coding sequence ATGAACGATCAAGAACGACTACAAAAATTTTTAGGTGCAGAGCCACAAATTGATGCAACTGCATATATCGCCAGTAGTGCCACTATCGTTGGTGATGTACGCATTGGTCCGCATGCTAGCATTTGGTACAATTGTGTATTACGTGGTGACATAAATTCAATTGAGGTTGGTGAAGCTAGTAATATTCAAGATGGCTCAGTTGTACATTTGGCTGACGATTATGGGGTTAAGATTGGAGCCTATGTAACCATTGGTCACATGGCGATGATTCATGCCTGTTCGATAGCTGATGAATGTTTAATTGGTATGCATGCCACAATACTTGATGGGGCAGAAATAGGCGCACAATCAATAATTGGTGCACATGCATTAGTTACTCAGCATACAAAGATCCCACCTGGTTCGTTGGTATTAGGAATGCCAGCAAAGGTCGTACGACAATTAACCAAAGACGAAATTCTACAATTACACGTGATGGCAGAAAAATATATATTCATTGCTGCAGCACATAAGGCAAAATTTATTGCAGGAAAACAGTTTTTTTAA
- a CDS encoding ABC transporter permease, with protein MFYEIRLAWRNLWRHRTRTIISGMAVSLSFASLLISFGVADANYVQLLRVAIKTAGGSVLIHADGWQQSHANDLLITSADQVTAAAETIKGVSSIIPRIIVQGLLTSSRGAEPVQLFGIDSPAQAKLLDLSPYIMKGNFLEKEDKRALVIGEKLAKKLGVSLGDRIVMMASDITGEPARALFRVSGILEPRAGIDTGVAFTSINAAAAAIGAKKAITEIGLVLDDDTQRAKVIKQLQGLLNTQTQSLEFLPWEKALPDLLGAIQADKAFGWLYGLLVFLIMGFGIANTFLMSVLERVRELGLLSALGLTPIRTIRLILYEATVLTAVSVVIGYALALAMHGYLSSIGIDVAAISNMQIELAGVTIEDMHIRSVIDPMRWGLGGIGVVLIVLLSACYPAMRAAKLDPIIAMRTYE; from the coding sequence ATGTTTTACGAAATTCGTTTAGCCTGGCGTAACTTATGGCGGCATCGAACACGCACGATTATCTCTGGTATGGCTGTAAGCTTAAGTTTTGCGTCATTGCTTATATCATTTGGAGTTGCTGATGCAAACTATGTGCAATTACTTAGAGTAGCTATAAAAACTGCTGGTGGCAGTGTTTTAATTCATGCTGATGGATGGCAGCAAAGTCATGCTAATGATTTACTTATAACAAGCGCAGATCAAGTAACTGCAGCAGCAGAAACAATTAAAGGTGTAAGTTCTATTATACCACGGATTATCGTACAGGGGCTATTAACTTCATCGCGTGGTGCTGAGCCGGTACAATTATTTGGTATTGACTCGCCAGCACAAGCAAAGCTTTTAGATTTATCCCCATACATTATGAAAGGAAATTTTTTAGAAAAAGAAGATAAAAGAGCTTTAGTAATTGGTGAGAAATTAGCAAAAAAACTTGGAGTTAGTTTAGGCGATCGAATTGTAATGATGGCTAGTGATATTACTGGTGAACCAGCGCGTGCACTTTTTCGCGTCTCAGGTATTTTAGAACCGCGAGCTGGTATTGATACAGGTGTTGCGTTTACCTCTATAAACGCTGCTGCAGCTGCAATAGGCGCTAAAAAAGCTATTACTGAAATAGGTTTGGTGCTTGATGATGATACTCAACGAGCTAAGGTTATTAAGCAACTGCAAGGTCTATTAAATACACAAACACAATCGCTCGAATTTCTGCCATGGGAAAAAGCTTTACCTGATTTACTTGGCGCGATTCAGGCTGATAAGGCATTTGGCTGGTTATATGGCTTGTTGGTTTTTTTAATTATGGGTTTTGGTATTGCTAATACCTTTTTAATGTCAGTGCTCGAAAGGGTTAGAGAGTTAGGGTTGCTATCAGCACTTGGGTTAACTCCAATACGAACCATTCGATTAATTTTATATGAAGCTACAGTATTAACTGCGGTATCAGTTGTAATTGGTTATGCATTAGCTTTAGCAATGCATGGATATTTAAGCTCGATTGGTATTGATGTAGCCGCTATCTCTAACATGCAAATAGAATTAGCTGGGGTTACTATTGAAGATATGCATATTCGTAGTGTTATTGATCCGATGCGTTGGGGTTTAGGAGGAATAGGCGTAGTGCTTATTGTCTTGCTTAGCGCCTGCTATCCGGCAATGCGAGCAGCAAAATTAGATCCGATTATAGCCATGCGAACATATGAGTAA